Genomic window (Asticcacaulis excentricus CB 48):
CCCTTCGGCGATGCGTAAAATCAGGGCTTCGGGCACACCCACGGGACGCCCTCCCCGGCTCAGGCCAGTCTCTGCGACGATCATACGCGCAGAAGACCCGATTAAATCGTCGCGGTCAAAGGACATTTGAGGCCGCCCGTAAAGAGTCGATGTGGACTTGGCTGTTGTCATGAGGCTTTTACGCCGCGGCCACAGGTTTGGATGAATCAGAATAGTATTTCCGGAAAATCAGATAGGATGATCCAGCGCTCGACTCCCGGCGTAAGCGTTGCAGCATATATAAGGACACAAGAATGTACGACGCCAGCCGCGCCACCCCGGACATTTCCCGCCGCCCCCGTATCGCCATTGTGGGCACAGGGATTTCCGGCTTATCAGCCGCCTGGCACCTCCACCCACACAATGACATCACGGTGTTTGAAAAAGAAGACCGACCCGGCGGCCACAGCCACAGCGTCAATATCGGCAGCGCCGAAGCCCCTCTGTGGGTCGATATGGGCTTTATCGTCTTTAATACGCCCTGCTACCCCAATCTGACGGCCCTGCTCGACTATATCGGCGCGCCGCATCAGTCTTCTGACATGTCGTTCGGCGTCTCCATCGACAAGGGGCGTCTGGAATACGCTTCTGTGTCCTTAGCCGGGCTTCTGGCGCAGTGGGGCAATGTGGCGCGCCCGCGTTTCCTGCGCCTGATGTGGGATCTGGTCCGCTTCTACAAGACCGCCCCCCTCGATTACAAGGCGCGTCAGGATGAGACCCTGACTTTGGGCGCGTATCTGATCAGCCGGCGTTATTCGCGGGCCTTTATCGAGGACCATCTGGTGCCGCAGGCCGCCGCCATCTGGTCCACATCGGCCGCCGAGGTGATGGACTATCCCTTCCGCGCCTTTATGAACTTCTTTGAAAATCATGGTCTGCTAAAGCTCAATCTGGCCGAACGCATCCAGTGGCGCACGGTCACCGGCGGCTCTCAGGCCTATGTAAAGCGCCTGATTGAACCGTTCAGACACCGCATCCGCACCAGTTGCGCCATATTGCGGGCCGAACGCCAAGCCGAAGGTGTGACCCTGACCGATACGCAAGGCGAGAGGCATCACTTCGACGAGGTGGTGTTCGCCACCCACGCCCACGACACCCTGCGTATATTGGGTGACAATGCCACGCCGCAGGAACGTGAGGTGCTGTCGGCCTTCCGCTACACCGACAACGAAGTGGTGATGCACATCGACGCCAGCCTGATGCCGCGCCGCCGCCACGCCTGGGCAAGCTGGAACTATATCGGCCGCAAGGACGAGATGACGGCGGGGCGTATGCTGTGCGTGACCTACTGGATGAACCTGTTGCAAAACCTGCCCGGTCAGGACGTGTTTGTGACGCTCAACCCCGTCACGCCGATTGCCGAAAACAAGGTGATCAAGCGAATGATGTTCGACCACCCCCTTTTCGATCAGGCCGCCATCGCCGCCCAGACGCAGTTGGGAGCCTTACAGGGTGTCAACCGCACGTGGTTCTGCGGGGCCTATTTTGGTGCGGGCTTCCACGAGGACGGCCTCCAATCGGGTCTCGCCGTTGCTGAGGCTATCAGTGGCGTTTCGCGCCCATGGGCCTTTGACTGGAGCCGCTCACGCATCTTCTGGCAACCGAGCCGCACCCTACTGGAGGCGGCGGAATGATGCGCCCGGCCCTCTATGCCGGCCCCGTCATGCACCACCGCTTTGCGCCCAAGGTGCACCATCTGGAATATTCAGTGTTTCAGATCCTGTTCGATCTCGACCACCTCGACCAAAGCCTCAAACCCTTAAAGACGCTGGGACTCAACCGTTTCAACCTGCTGGGCTTTTATGAGCGCGACCACGGGCCGATCAGGGGCGACACCGCCACGCCACTGCGGGAGCGGATCATTGCCTTTCTGACGCCACAGGGGCTTTATGAGCCGGGCGATAGGCTGTTCCTCTTGGCCATGCCGCGCGTTATGGGTTTCGTTTTCAACCCGATCAGCCTCTATTTCGTTGAAAAGCCCGACGGCGACCTGCGCGCAGTGGTCTATCAGGTGAACAATACCTTCGGCGACCGTCATTGCTACGTCCTGCCGGTAAAGGACAAGGGGCGGCTTCATCAGGCGGCTGACAAACGGCTGCACGTATCGCCGTTCATGGATATGGACATGGCCTACAGCTTTGACCTGACGCCACCGGAGGCGCGCTTCGGCCTGCGCATCCTGCTGGAGCAAGTGCGCCCAGAAGGCCGCGAAAAAATGCTGGTTGCTAGCTTCACTGCCCAACGCGAGGCGCTGAGCGACCGCGTGTTGATGAGATACTTCCTTACCATGCCGCTCATGACTCTCAAGGTCGTATGGGGCATACACTGGGAAGCCTTGAAACTCTGGCTGAAGGGGGTCAAATACCGCCCCGGCCCCAAACAGGCCCCGGATGTCTTCAGTGTGGGACAGCCTCTCCCCCCGTCCTACGACCCCGGTTTGTCGGGAGAGATGGTACCGCGCGAAGCGCGGTAAAGGAAGGCCGCATTGCGAGAGTTTCAACAAATTCTCTGATCGTTGAAACCAGCGAAACCAACATCTGCGCTTCGCTTATTAATCCCCTCCCCACCAGAAGCAGGGAGGGGTAAGACACGCGCACTTACGGCCGCTTCACCTTCACCGCATTGCCGGAATAGGCGACGTTGATGGCCGGGGCGTCGAAGTCGGTCGTCTTGTCGCCCGCCTTCAAGAAACGCACCTTAAAGGTGCGCACCGCGACCATCTTATCGTACTGGCCGGTGCGGGCCCCGATGGTCAGTTCACCGGTTTTGTCACTATAGCTGAACGGGATGCGGGTGAACTTGCCCTTCTCATAGCCATTCGACACACCATCGTCCTCATAGAGGCTGTAGCGGCCATCGGCACCCGTATAGACATTAATGGTCAGCGCGGCATCAGGCTTTTCATCGACATACTGCATGACCGGGCCCATGGGCAAGATTGACCCTGCCTTGACGAAAAGCGGCAACTGATCTAGCGGGGCCGCAACGGTCTGCGTCTGACCGCCCTTTACTGTCTCCCCTGTATAAGCGTTGTACCAATTTGCACCCGCCGGGAAATAGACGCTGCGTGAGGTCGCCTGATACTTCGTAACCGGCGCGACCAGGATCGACTTACCAAACATATAGGCGTCCTTGACGTCCTTACCCCTGGCATCCGTCGGGAAGTCCAGCGCAAAGCCGCGCATGATCGGCGCCGACTCGTAATGGGCGTCCGCCGCCGCCGAATAGATGTACGGCATCAGCCGGTAACGCAGCTCAAGGAACCACACCATATTGGCACGCATGGGCGAACCCGGCGGCGAGATTTCGTGGATTTCGCGCTTCACGCCTTCGCCGTGCGAGCGGAAGAGCGGCGAAAAGGCCCCAAATTGCCACCAGCGCTGGTTCAGCTCACGCCATTCCTTCAGGTCCTCAGCCGTACCCGTACCGCCGGCGGCGCGATTTTCCTGCAGCGCGCCGACATCCTTGCCCTGAAAGCGCGTTTCCTGTGCATAGCCGCCAATATCGTGCGTCCAGTTAGGCACGCCGGAGAAGCCGGTCTGCACGCCTGCCGAAATCTGATCGTACAGATTGTCCCAAGTGCCGACGACATCACCCGACCAAAGGGCGGCGGCATTGCGTTGCACTCCCGCAAAGCCCGAACGGGTCAGGATGAATTGACGCTTGTCCGGCTGATCGGCCTTAAGCCCCTCATAGACGGCCTGAGAGCTCATGGTCGAATAGGCGTTGTGAACCAGTGCGCCCGGCCCCATCTGGGTCGGGGTGATCAACTCGGCAAACTCCTCTGGGCTGGTGTTCGAACGTACGTCCGGCTCGGTATTGTCCATCCACCAGGCGTCGAAGCCGTACTTGGCCAGACCTTCCTTCATCTGGCGGTAGTAGATGTCGCGCGCTTCCTGATTGTAGGGCGAATAGTGGCTGTTGAGATAGCCCGGCCCCACCCAGTCCTTGGCACCCAGTTCGACATTGCGGCGCCACATATAGCCTTTGGCGTCCAGCTCCTTATAGTTGTCGGTATTGGGATAGAACTTGCCCCAGATCGAGATCATGATGCGGGCGTTCTGCTTGTGCACCTCATCGACCAGCTTTTGCGGATCTGGGAAGCGAACGGGGTCGAACTTGTGGCTGCCCCACTGGTCTTCGGGCCAGTAGAACCAGTCCTGAAC
Coding sequences:
- a CDS encoding NAD(P)/FAD-dependent oxidoreductase — translated: MYDASRATPDISRRPRIAIVGTGISGLSAAWHLHPHNDITVFEKEDRPGGHSHSVNIGSAEAPLWVDMGFIVFNTPCYPNLTALLDYIGAPHQSSDMSFGVSIDKGRLEYASVSLAGLLAQWGNVARPRFLRLMWDLVRFYKTAPLDYKARQDETLTLGAYLISRRYSRAFIEDHLVPQAAAIWSTSAAEVMDYPFRAFMNFFENHGLLKLNLAERIQWRTVTGGSQAYVKRLIEPFRHRIRTSCAILRAERQAEGVTLTDTQGERHHFDEVVFATHAHDTLRILGDNATPQEREVLSAFRYTDNEVVMHIDASLMPRRRHAWASWNYIGRKDEMTAGRMLCVTYWMNLLQNLPGQDVFVTLNPVTPIAENKVIKRMMFDHPLFDQAAIAAQTQLGALQGVNRTWFCGAYFGAGFHEDGLQSGLAVAEAISGVSRPWAFDWSRSRIFWQPSRTLLEAAE
- a CDS encoding DUF1365 domain-containing protein gives rise to the protein MMRPALYAGPVMHHRFAPKVHHLEYSVFQILFDLDHLDQSLKPLKTLGLNRFNLLGFYERDHGPIRGDTATPLRERIIAFLTPQGLYEPGDRLFLLAMPRVMGFVFNPISLYFVEKPDGDLRAVVYQVNNTFGDRHCYVLPVKDKGRLHQAADKRLHVSPFMDMDMAYSFDLTPPEARFGLRILLEQVRPEGREKMLVASFTAQREALSDRVLMRYFLTMPLMTLKVVWGIHWEALKLWLKGVKYRPGPKQAPDVFSVGQPLPPSYDPGLSGEMVPREAR
- a CDS encoding glycoside hydrolase family 31 protein, whose protein sequence is MKPYIYASTLAVALMASTALAGTYSRTDTGIVVKPDTGTAKEIRLNVITDSIIQVVGVDDPARAQLPSLMAVAKPEGKFTVAEGKGSVTVKAAAASAQVDLSTGRITFFNAKGQPVLKEVKSAITPVTVEGKSYVATTAQFNPGTTEAFYGLGQHQNAQMNLNGEDIELRQHNMDIGIPFVVSDKNYGVLWDNNSVTRFGNPVRFGLASRDLKLTALDGSKGLTAKYYVDDKLILTRVEPDIRYQFLSDVDKYWPTDPALSKAATTGKKVKVVWEGSATSDTPGVHKMRLFASDYVTMKVDGKTIFDHGIWRMGWNAWYNNFEQTFVKNKPVKFQVEWLPSGGLISLHHSNPEPAADKHSLRFTSEAGTGLTYYFISADSLDGVISGYHTVTGKPPMMPKWAYGFWQSRQRYETQDQLLGVLKTYRDNKWPIDNIVQDWFYWPEDQWGSHKFDPVRFPDPQKLVDEVHKQNARIMISIWGKFYPNTDNYKELDAKGYMWRRNVELGAKDWVGPGYLNSHYSPYNQEARDIYYRQMKEGLAKYGFDAWWMDNTEPDVRSNTSPEEFAELITPTQMGPGALVHNAYSTMSSQAVYEGLKADQPDKRQFILTRSGFAGVQRNAAALWSGDVVGTWDNLYDQISAGVQTGFSGVPNWTHDIGGYAQETRFQGKDVGALQENRAAGGTGTAEDLKEWRELNQRWWQFGAFSPLFRSHGEGVKREIHEISPPGSPMRANMVWFLELRYRLMPYIYSAAADAHYESAPIMRGFALDFPTDARGKDVKDAYMFGKSILVAPVTKYQATSRSVYFPAGANWYNAYTGETVKGGQTQTVAAPLDQLPLFVKAGSILPMGPVMQYVDEKPDAALTINVYTGADGRYSLYEDDGVSNGYEKGKFTRIPFSYSDKTGELTIGARTGQYDKMVAVRTFKVRFLKAGDKTTDFDAPAINVAYSGNAVKVKRP